The Bacteroidota bacterium genome includes the window CTGCTGTTATATTTGTAGTAATTAGTATTGCAGTAGATATTGTTTATTCAATTAGATCCACGAATTAGAATTAGTTAATATGCGCATTTATTTAATTGGCTTTATGGGTTGTGGTAAATCCACCTGGGGTAAAAAACTTGCCGAAAAGCTGGATTGTGCATTTATTGACATCGATAAACGTATTGAAGCCATTGAAGGTGGGACTGTAGCTGAAGTTTTTAAAATAAAAGGTGAGGAGTACTTTCGCAAATTAGAAGCGGATGTATTGAGGTCAACTGTTTTAGAAAAAAATGCAGTCATCAGTTGCGGTGGAGGCACACCTTGTTATTTCGATAATATGGAGTGGATGAAACAACGCGGCAAAACAGTGTATTTAAATCTTTCCCCCGAAAATTTATTTGGTCGCCTGCGCACACGCAAAGAAAAACG containing:
- a CDS encoding shikimate kinase, translated to MRIYLIGFMGCGKSTWGKKLAEKLDCAFIDIDKRIEAIEGGTVAEVFKIKGEEYFRKLEADVLRSTVLEKNAVISCGGGTPCYFDNMEWMKQRGKTVYLNLSPENLFGRLRTRKEKRPLIANLDDDQLRDFIFQKLSEREAFYLQADIKIDPAVLKPKDIIQSIKGKR